The following proteins are co-located in the Phycisphaerae bacterium genome:
- a CDS encoding nucleotidyltransferase — MTTTDMILDFLNRLHRQRVDFVLVGGSAAVVHGVSLVTEDIDLCAPLDPLNLQRILEALGDLEPRWRMTPDRRPIPLDARQLAGYRNLYLVTRLGQIDILSEISGIGGFEAVKGNSELADVGGVSCRILSVDGLIRSKRALGRPKDLQAAIELEAIRDRRPGGGNVNK; from the coding sequence TTGACCACTACGGATATGATCCTCGACTTCCTGAACCGCCTCCACCGCCAGCGCGTTGATTTCGTCCTGGTCGGCGGCTCGGCGGCTGTCGTTCACGGCGTCTCGCTCGTTACCGAGGACATCGACTTATGCGCTCCGCTCGATCCGCTCAATCTACAGCGGATTCTTGAGGCACTGGGCGATCTCGAACCGCGTTGGCGAATGACGCCCGATCGCCGCCCCATTCCCTTGGATGCGCGCCAACTCGCGGGCTACAGGAATCTGTATCTCGTGACCCGACTAGGACAGATTGACATCCTCAGCGAGATCAGCGGAATCGGCGGCTTTGAAGCGGTCAAAGGCAACTCGGAACTCGCGGATGTTGGGGGAGTGTCGTGCCGTATCCTGAGCGTTGATGGTCTCATTCGCTCCAAGCGTGCGCTGGGCCGCCCCAAAGATCTGCAGGCCGCCATTGAACTTGAGGCCATACGCGATCGCAGGCCAGGCGGCGGAAACGTCAACAAATAA
- a CDS encoding CoA-acylating methylmalonate-semialdehyde dehydrogenase: MPATAALPRIQSVRVFASGEYMESRSTRRGPVFNPSTGEQIAEVPFCTAAEVDAVVRAAHDAFPKWRDTPVVERARVMFRLVALLEKNADNLARTISLEHGKTHAESVGSVRRGIEMVEFACSIPTLSMGDTVHNLAQDVDCETFHYPLGVCAGITPFNFPFMVPLWMFPIAITCGNTFVLKPSEKVPHSAMRLAELLVEAGLPPGVFNVVHGDKEAVDALLTHPLVQAVSFVGSTPIAKYIWETGTKHGKRVQANGGAKNHILIMPDADIEKSVAALQSSAFGCSGQRCMAGSLAIAVGKAADPVVKTLVANADRMTVGRTDRPHEVDMGPVVTRQHLDGILANIEKGAKEGAKLARDGRSIKVADAPNGFYLGPTIFDHVSPEMHAAKCELFGPVLSVSRVATLDEAIEQTNKSPFGNGAVIYTRDGHAAREFKHRAGAGMIGINVGVPAPMAMFPFTGAKASFFGDLHMQGKEGIAFYTQQRMIMSRWQPGGAGGEFVTTRG; encoded by the coding sequence ATGCCCGCCACCGCTGCTCTTCCACGAATCCAAAGCGTCCGCGTTTTCGCAAGCGGCGAATACATGGAGTCTAGGTCCACCCGCCGCGGGCCCGTCTTCAACCCTTCGACCGGCGAACAGATCGCCGAGGTCCCGTTCTGCACCGCCGCCGAGGTCGACGCCGTCGTCCGCGCCGCGCACGACGCCTTCCCGAAGTGGCGTGACACGCCCGTCGTCGAGCGGGCCCGCGTCATGTTCCGCCTCGTCGCGCTTCTCGAGAAAAACGCCGACAACCTCGCCCGCACGATTTCGCTCGAACATGGTAAGACTCATGCCGAGTCCGTCGGCTCCGTCCGCCGCGGTATTGAGATGGTCGAGTTCGCGTGCAGCATCCCCACGCTCTCCATGGGCGACACCGTCCACAACCTGGCGCAGGACGTGGACTGCGAGACTTTTCACTACCCCCTTGGCGTTTGTGCCGGCATCACGCCCTTCAACTTCCCCTTCATGGTCCCGCTGTGGATGTTCCCCATCGCCATCACCTGCGGCAACACCTTTGTCCTCAAGCCCAGTGAAAAAGTTCCACACTCCGCGATGCGCCTCGCCGAGCTGCTCGTCGAGGCCGGTCTGCCCCCGGGCGTCTTCAACGTCGTCCATGGCGACAAGGAGGCGGTCGATGCGCTGCTGACTCACCCGCTCGTGCAGGCCGTCAGCTTCGTCGGTTCCACGCCGATCGCCAAATACATCTGGGAGACCGGCACGAAGCACGGCAAGCGCGTCCAGGCCAACGGCGGCGCGAAGAACCATATCCTCATCATGCCCGACGCCGACATCGAAAAATCCGTCGCCGCCCTGCAATCCAGCGCCTTCGGCTGCTCCGGTCAGCGCTGCATGGCGGGCAGCCTCGCCATCGCCGTCGGCAAGGCCGCCGACCCCGTGGTGAAGACGCTTGTCGCGAACGCCGATCGCATGACAGTCGGCCGCACCGATCGGCCGCATGAAGTGGACATGGGCCCCGTCGTCACGCGCCAGCACCTCGACGGGATTCTCGCCAACATCGAAAAAGGCGCGAAAGAAGGCGCGAAGCTCGCCCGCGACGGTCGCTCGATCAAAGTCGCCGACGCCCCCAACGGTTTCTACCTCGGCCCCACGATCTTCGACCATGTCTCCCCGGAGATGCACGCCGCGAAATGCGAACTCTTCGGCCCGGTACTCAGCGTCTCGCGCGTCGCCACGCTCGACGAAGCCATCGAGCAGACGAACAAGAGCCCGTTCGGCAACGGGGCGGTCATCTACACCCGCGACGGTCACGCCGCCCGAGAGTTCAAGCACCGCGCCGGCGCCGGCATGATCGGCATCAACGTCGGCGTCCCCGCCCCGATGGCCATGTTCCCCTTCACCGGCGCGAAGGCCAGCTTCTTCGGCGACCTGCACATGCAGGGCAAGGAAGGCATCGCCTTCTACACGCAGCAGCGGATGATCATGTCCCGCTGGCAACCCGGCGGAGCGGGGGGGGAGTTCGTGACGACGCGGGGATGA
- a CDS encoding DUF3052 family protein yields the protein MRTAVLIHWKTGEMAERAARLRSAGYRVKPCAVLDGDSMRALRDTPPAAFVIDLSRLPSHGRAVAMALRQQKNTRRVPLVFVDGAPDKIARVRGDLPDAVYTTWSRVATAVRRAIDEKPEKLVVPRSTSGYSGTPLPKKLGVDGDRSVILLHAPKGFEALIRSKDGTSRIRRGDRGLADVVIWFVKKRNELESRIGAAKKAIAEGGAIWIVWPKKTSGVASDLSESIVRTTGLKAGLVDYKICAIDDTWSGLKFARRKKKPG from the coding sequence ATGCGCACGGCCGTATTAATTCATTGGAAAACGGGCGAGATGGCCGAGCGCGCCGCGCGCCTGCGCAGCGCAGGTTATCGGGTCAAGCCCTGCGCCGTACTGGATGGCGACTCCATGCGCGCGCTGCGCGACACTCCACCGGCGGCGTTTGTGATCGACCTGTCGCGATTGCCGTCACACGGTCGTGCCGTCGCGATGGCACTCCGCCAGCAGAAGAACACGCGCCGCGTCCCGCTCGTCTTTGTCGACGGCGCGCCCGACAAGATCGCACGTGTACGTGGGGATCTGCCCGACGCCGTCTATACGACCTGGAGCAGGGTCGCGACCGCGGTCCGCCGGGCCATCGATGAAAAACCGGAAAAGCTCGTCGTGCCGCGGAGTACCAGCGGATACTCGGGCACTCCGCTGCCGAAAAAACTCGGCGTGGACGGCGATCGCTCGGTCATCCTGCTGCATGCGCCCAAGGGATTCGAGGCCCTCATCCGCTCCAAGGACGGCACGTCCCGCATCCGCCGCGGCGATCGCGGCCTCGCCGACGTCGTCATCTGGTTCGTCAAGAAACGCAACGAGTTGGAGAGTCGAATTGGGGCGGCGAAAAAGGCTATCGCGGAGGGCGGCGCGATCTGGATCGTCTGGCCCAAGAAAACCTCGGGCGTCGCGTCCGACCTCAGCGAATCCATCGTCCGCACGACGGGCCTCAAAGCCGGGCTCGTGGACTACAAGATCTGCGCCATCGATGACACCTGGTCCGGCCTGAAGTTCGCTCGGCGGAAGAAAAAACCCGGTTAG
- a CDS encoding DUF2238 domain-containing protein: MKLTLPRILLLTFAAMFVWSGIGPADRFTWWLEVVPALIGVPILVFTYRRFPFTSLSYCLLWVVAVGTLIGGHYTYSEVPAFNWLKDWYGLERNYYDRVGHFAQGFCPAIPMREILLRRTPLKSGGWVFFLVTCFCLAQAALYELIEWIAAVSFGSGSTAFLGTQGDQWDAQWDMALAFVGAMISMVMLTKLHDRQIRRLSRSH; the protein is encoded by the coding sequence ATGAAGCTTACGCTGCCCCGCATCCTGCTGCTCACCTTCGCGGCCATGTTCGTGTGGTCGGGCATCGGCCCTGCCGACCGCTTCACGTGGTGGCTGGAAGTGGTGCCGGCCCTCATCGGCGTACCCATCCTCGTTTTCACCTATCGCAGATTCCCGTTTACCTCGCTTTCCTATTGTCTCTTATGGGTGGTCGCCGTTGGCACGCTCATCGGCGGGCATTACACCTATTCCGAGGTACCCGCGTTCAACTGGTTGAAAGATTGGTATGGCTTGGAACGAAATTACTATGATCGCGTGGGACATTTCGCTCAGGGCTTCTGCCCGGCCATTCCCATGAGAGAGATCCTGCTCCGCCGCACCCCGCTCAAGTCCGGCGGATGGGTGTTTTTCCTGGTAACGTGCTTTTGCCTGGCGCAGGCCGCTTTGTACGAACTCATCGAATGGATCGCCGCCGTCTCCTTCGGCTCCGGCTCGACTGCCTTCCTCGGCACCCAGGGCGACCAGTGGGACGCCCAATGGGACATGGCCCTGGCCTTCGTCGGCGCCATGATCTCGATGGTGATGCTCACCAAGCTGCACGATCGCCAAATTCGCCGCCTGTCGCGATCACACTAA
- a CDS encoding MmcQ/YjbR family DNA-binding protein: MKANPILPRLRKLCLSLPATTEVKAWGHPTFRVNGKIFVGYGDKTTQKLGGLTNRVETLPTIGVKVGKARQKELLRDPRFAYADYVGRFGWVTMTLKGRIDWNEIAGLVLTSYRLIAPKKLLLRMDRKPSGPRKKRKPAAT; this comes from the coding sequence ATGAAAGCCAACCCTATCCTCCCCCGGCTCCGCAAGCTCTGTCTCTCACTGCCCGCCACGACGGAAGTCAAAGCGTGGGGTCATCCCACCTTTCGCGTGAACGGCAAGATTTTTGTCGGTTACGGGGACAAGACGACACAGAAGTTGGGCGGTCTCACGAACCGCGTGGAGACCCTGCCGACGATCGGCGTCAAGGTCGGCAAGGCGCGGCAGAAGGAGCTGCTCCGCGACCCGCGATTTGCCTACGCCGATTACGTCGGCCGCTTCGGATGGGTCACGATGACGCTCAAAGGCCGCATCGACTGGAACGAAATCGCCGGCCTGGTCCTGACCAGCTACCGTCTGATCGCGCCGAAGAAGTTGCTCTTGAGGATGGATCGCAAGCCTTCTGGCCCACGTAAGAAACGGAAACCTGCCGCCACTTGA
- a CDS encoding RNA polymerase sigma factor has protein sequence MDPSDPATDAVQRAIAGDAVALTLLLTTHRRSVRDYLAGRIPSNLRGGIDADDLVQDAYAEVFRHIGDFVPQGADSFGRWVRTIALRKLRDAIKIRGADKHGGEKVQVHAISPGIGESMVMLLDLMSGDEKSPSRCAAGAEAVVAVREALSLLPDDYQHAVSLVYLQGLSVKDAAANMNRTERAVHNLCHKAKSRLRELLGTQSRFLSTG, from the coding sequence ATGGACCCCAGCGATCCTGCAACCGATGCTGTCCAGCGCGCGATCGCGGGTGACGCGGTGGCATTGACGCTTCTTTTGACCACACACCGTCGCAGCGTCCGCGACTACCTCGCCGGGCGCATTCCCTCGAATCTGCGCGGCGGAATCGATGCCGACGACCTCGTTCAGGACGCCTATGCCGAAGTCTTCCGCCACATCGGCGATTTCGTCCCGCAAGGGGCCGATTCGTTCGGCCGCTGGGTCCGCACCATCGCTCTCCGCAAGCTTCGCGACGCCATTAAGATCCGCGGGGCCGACAAGCACGGCGGCGAAAAAGTGCAGGTCCATGCCATCTCGCCGGGCATCGGCGAATCCATGGTGATGTTGCTCGATCTCATGTCGGGCGACGAGAAAAGCCCCAGCCGCTGCGCCGCCGGCGCCGAGGCCGTCGTGGCCGTGCGCGAGGCCCTGTCCCTGCTCCCGGACGACTATCAACACGCGGTCTCGCTGGTCTATTTGCAGGGGCTCTCCGTGAAAGACGCCGCGGCGAACATGAATCGCACCGAGCGGGCCGTGCATAACCTCTGCCACAAAGCCAAGTCGCGCCTGCGCGAGCTCTTGGGCACCCAATCCCGTTTCCTGAGCACGGGCTAG
- a CDS encoding VOC family protein — translation MPPLSRIHETCLYAIDLAAMERFYTAVLGLRKVSEMSPRGLTFRVNAQSVLLVFNPALTKEPQPQVPTHGATGPGHCAFSIDPLDVDAWRQHLAAYHVPIERETTWENGAISLYFRDPANNSIELIAGQLWPP, via the coding sequence ATGCCCCCGCTCTCCCGCATCCATGAAACCTGCCTCTACGCGATCGACCTCGCCGCGATGGAGCGCTTCTATACAGCCGTCCTCGGCCTGCGAAAGGTCTCCGAAATGTCCCCGCGCGGTCTAACGTTCCGCGTCAATGCCCAAAGCGTCTTGCTGGTCTTCAATCCCGCACTGACGAAGGAGCCCCAGCCGCAAGTCCCCACGCACGGCGCGACCGGCCCCGGTCACTGCGCCTTTTCCATCGACCCCCTCGACGTGGACGCCTGGCGCCAACACCTGGCCGCCTACCACGTGCCCATCGAAAGGGAAACGACTTGGGAGAACGGCGCGATCTCGCTCTACTTTCGCGACCCTGCCAACAACTCCATCGAACTCATCGCCGGCCAACTCTGGCCGCCGTAA
- a CDS encoding phosphoribosylaminoimidazolesuccinocarboxamide synthase, giving the protein MTNASVIRETNVPGRAVRRGKVRDIYDLGERLLIVTTDRLSAFDCVLPDPIPYKGRVLTSLSRFWFERFAPICRHHLIEVVDRQAPPGFEALATDLRGRAMLCKKAQVVPIECVARGYLAGSGWKEYQSSGMVCGVQLPPGLKQCDRLPEPIFTPATKEENGHDINISFEQACEMVGVAVMKELRDKTLSLYTQAANYAQSRGIILADTKFEFGRTTDGLILIDEACTPDSSRFWPADKYQPGRDQESFDKQFVRNYLEGLCAKGEWDKTDPAPRLPPDVIEATSARYIEAYERLTGEKFIC; this is encoded by the coding sequence ATGACCAACGCATCCGTCATCCGCGAGACGAACGTCCCGGGCCGTGCCGTTCGCCGTGGAAAGGTCCGCGACATCTACGACCTGGGCGAGCGCTTGTTGATCGTCACGACCGACCGGCTCAGTGCCTTCGACTGCGTCCTGCCTGATCCGATTCCCTATAAAGGACGCGTCCTGACCAGCCTGAGCCGCTTCTGGTTTGAACGGTTCGCCCCCATCTGCCGCCACCATCTCATCGAAGTCGTTGACCGTCAGGCCCCGCCGGGGTTCGAGGCGCTGGCGACAGACCTGCGCGGCCGAGCAATGTTATGCAAAAAGGCCCAGGTCGTGCCGATCGAATGCGTCGCCCGCGGTTACCTCGCGGGCAGCGGATGGAAGGAGTACCAGTCGAGCGGAATGGTCTGCGGTGTCCAGTTACCCCCCGGCCTGAAGCAGTGCGATCGGCTGCCGGAGCCGATCTTCACGCCCGCGACCAAGGAGGAGAACGGCCACGACATCAATATTTCCTTTGAACAGGCCTGCGAGATGGTCGGCGTGGCCGTCATGAAGGAGCTGCGCGACAAGACGCTCTCGCTCTACACGCAGGCGGCGAACTACGCGCAATCGCGCGGGATCATCCTCGCGGACACGAAGTTCGAATTCGGCCGCACGACGGACGGCCTCATCCTCATCGACGAGGCCTGCACTCCGGATTCCAGCCGCTTCTGGCCTGCGGACAAATATCAACCCGGCCGCGATCAGGAGAGCTTCGACAAACAGTTCGTCCGCAATTATCTCGAAGGTCTGTGCGCCAAGGGCGAGTGGGACAAGACCGATCCCGCGCCGCGACTCCCGCCCGACGTGATCGAAGCGACCAGCGCCCGGTACATCGAAGCGTACGAACGGCTGACGGGCGAGAAGTTTATTTGTTGA
- a CDS encoding restriction endonuclease, producing MQSSRHKKVRSKKRTHGAKLPGRALEEAVYKFAAALDPGCKVFFDHKVPDRDTGQLRQVDVWMEAEIGGHYPISVLVSCKDHGRPISVTHIETLQGEIRSTAATCGVIYSRYGYTKSAQLKALANNIVCCRLFQSQPADLPEIIPFPTYACKPRFCFQIISIADSFTCETWNALFDLKTLPDSDLNMLEVICDDFRKREKEEVKKTPKRKFPADWFQDYSIFRREQDELLCSFRVHGIWGKHRGRTQAYLLNGSYCLTSSQFLGSQAGPILDTKGKDPGEDWEEIIAIPDTLPNQCILAILTGGDVAGAARENLGPQPLRVKLNDSAREKSVS from the coding sequence TTGCAATCCTCGCGACACAAAAAGGTAAGAAGTAAGAAACGCACTCATGGGGCAAAGCTACCGGGCAGGGCTCTTGAAGAAGCCGTTTACAAGTTCGCAGCCGCTCTTGACCCGGGATGCAAAGTTTTTTTCGATCACAAAGTTCCTGACAGGGATACCGGCCAACTGCGACAAGTCGATGTTTGGATGGAAGCCGAGATAGGTGGTCACTATCCAATATCAGTCTTAGTCAGTTGTAAGGATCATGGGCGTCCCATTAGTGTTACTCACATTGAAACGCTTCAAGGAGAAATCCGCTCTACAGCAGCTACTTGCGGCGTTATTTATTCTCGATATGGGTACACAAAATCTGCACAGTTGAAAGCTTTAGCCAACAACATTGTTTGTTGTCGCTTGTTTCAGAGTCAACCAGCAGACTTGCCGGAGATCATTCCATTTCCAACATACGCTTGCAAACCCAGATTTTGCTTTCAAATCATCTCTATTGCAGATTCATTCACATGCGAAACCTGGAACGCACTTTTTGATCTAAAGACCCTTCCTGATTCTGACCTCAATATGCTAGAGGTCATCTGCGACGACTTCAGGAAGCGAGAAAAGGAAGAGGTTAAGAAGACACCTAAAAGAAAGTTTCCAGCTGACTGGTTTCAAGATTACTCAATTTTCCGAAGAGAACAAGACGAATTATTGTGCAGTTTTCGAGTACATGGAATATGGGGAAAACACCGTGGACGCACACAAGCTTATCTGCTAAACGGATCGTATTGTTTGACATCGTCTCAGTTCTTAGGCTCTCAAGCGGGTCCTATCCTTGACACAAAGGGAAAAGATCCCGGTGAAGACTGGGAAGAGATTATTGCAATTCCGGACACACTTCCCAATCAATGCATACTCGCAATTCTGACCGGCGGGGATGTCGCTGGCGCAGCCCGAGAGAATCTGGGGCCGCAGCCCCTTCGCGTTAAGCTGAATGACTCAGCGCGTGAAAAATCTGTTTCGTAA
- a CDS encoding type II toxin-antitoxin system HicA family toxin — MKVREVLKILRKDGWGIDRIRGSHRQFRHPTKKGTVTVAGHMNEDINPKTLKSIWRQAQLEERR, encoded by the coding sequence ATGAAGGTCAGGGAGGTGCTAAAGATTCTACGGAAGGATGGCTGGGGCATCGACCGTATTCGTGGAAGCCATCGGCAATTTCGGCACCCGACGAAAAAAGGAACGGTAACAGTTGCGGGTCATATGAACGAAGATATTAACCCCAAGACGCTGAAGAGCATCTGGCGCCAAGCCCAATTGGAGGAACGGCGATGA
- a CDS encoding choice-of-anchor tandem repeat NxxGxxAF-containing protein: MRIIRPIIVALAGVTTCVMNTALAGGGLSFQAVSLSGQAAPGIPGRFFSYYYPPVISNSGRVAFAGWLTGVTSNDQGLWSGLPGSIQLVAREGSAAPGTTGVFTGNGWLFPWVNSSGIVAFSAALTGAGIDSTNNTGIWVGAPGAIAPAARAGNGAPGTPAGVVFSGGMQNWLMLNDAGQIVFRANLTGPGVDSSNDAGIWAGAPGALQLVAREGDTAPGTGGVFDLFNYQFEAYPLPVMNAAGEVVFAGHCTSGRGIWRWSGGVLELLALTNTAAPGTGVLFEYLYDPWMNASGQVAFGASLMGDGVDFMNNRGVWSGAPGAVELVVRKGSAAPGAVGRYLTLNGTNVGLISIQDDGAITLISGLMYSDGSIAPGTGLWRYGGGGGGSAMVIPETPATGLSGATIGSVSFFGPHPSASMPFMTYLSGTGVNGGNDESLWLKDAGSSPLLIVREGDLFDVGGGDMRAISGGYIHASLNGGQGRCYNSNRQMVIGLTFEGGTTGVFTANVPVQPKTGDMNCDGKVDGLDVDGFAQAMLDPSGYAAEHPSCNALNGDINLDSLTDPADTEQFVSCVLNGGCP; the protein is encoded by the coding sequence ATGCGAATCATCAGACCAATCATCGTAGCCTTGGCGGGTGTCACGACGTGCGTCATGAATACTGCCCTGGCGGGCGGCGGATTGTCGTTTCAGGCGGTTAGCTTGTCCGGCCAAGCGGCGCCCGGGATCCCCGGCCGTTTTTTTTCCTATTATTACCCACCCGTGATCAGTAACAGCGGGCGAGTCGCATTTGCCGGCTGGCTGACCGGCGTCACCTCGAACGACCAGGGTCTCTGGTCCGGGCTGCCGGGGTCGATTCAGCTCGTAGCGAGAGAAGGAAGCGCGGCGCCCGGAACAACCGGCGTCTTCACCGGAAACGGGTGGCTCTTCCCATGGGTGAATTCATCCGGCATAGTCGCTTTTTCCGCAGCGCTCACCGGAGCGGGGATTGACTCAACGAACAACACGGGGATCTGGGTGGGGGCGCCAGGCGCCATTGCCCCGGCGGCACGGGCAGGCAATGGCGCGCCGGGCACACCGGCAGGAGTCGTTTTCTCAGGTGGCATGCAAAACTGGCTGATGCTCAACGACGCGGGCCAGATCGTTTTCCGCGCCAATCTGACCGGCCCCGGGGTGGACAGCTCGAACGACGCAGGAATCTGGGCCGGCGCGCCAGGCGCGTTACAGCTCGTCGCCCGCGAGGGGGATACCGCCCCCGGCACCGGTGGCGTGTTCGATCTGTTTAACTACCAGTTTGAGGCTTACCCCCTTCCCGTGATGAACGCGGCCGGAGAAGTAGTCTTTGCGGGGCATTGCACCAGCGGCCGTGGAATCTGGCGCTGGAGTGGAGGCGTACTTGAACTCCTCGCGCTCACCAATACCGCTGCTCCGGGAACAGGCGTCTTGTTTGAATACCTATACGATCCGTGGATGAATGCGTCGGGCCAGGTGGCGTTCGGGGCTTCGCTGATGGGGGATGGCGTCGATTTCATGAATAACAGAGGCGTCTGGTCGGGGGCGCCGGGAGCGGTGGAACTGGTGGTTCGCAAGGGCAGCGCGGCGCCTGGCGCCGTCGGGCGGTACTTGACGCTGAACGGCACCAACGTCGGCCTTATTTCGATACAAGACGATGGCGCCATCACTCTTATTTCCGGGCTGATGTACAGCGACGGCTCGATCGCTCCCGGCACCGGTCTCTGGCGATACGGAGGCGGAGGGGGCGGAAGTGCCATGGTCATTCCAGAGACGCCTGCTACCGGCCTTTCCGGAGCGACCATAGGCAGTGTTTCATTCTTCGGTCCTCACCCGTCGGCGAGCATGCCATTCATGACATATTTGAGCGGTACGGGTGTGAATGGCGGGAACGATGAGAGTCTCTGGCTCAAAGATGCGGGAAGCAGCCCGCTCCTGATCGTGCGCGAAGGCGATCTTTTCGATGTCGGTGGTGGCGATATGAGGGCCATCAGCGGCGGCTACATCCATGCATCCCTCAACGGCGGTCAGGGACGCTGCTATAACTCGAACCGGCAGATGGTAATCGGGTTGACTTTCGAGGGCGGCACGACGGGCGTCTTCACCGCGAATGTTCCCGTACAGCCGAAGACAGGCGACATGAACTGCGACGGAAAAGTGGACGGCCTGGATGTTGACGGCTTTGCGCAAGCAATGCTGGATCCGTCGGGCTACGCCGCTGAGCATCCAAGCTGCAATGCCCTCAACGGCGACATCAATCTGGACAGCCTGACAGACCCAGCCGACACGGAGCAGTTTGTGTCGTGTGTTCTGAACGGCGGCTGCCCCTGA
- a CDS encoding DUF3309 family protein — protein MITILLVILLIMVIGSLPVYPYSRQWGYAPGGLVGTILLVLLIFYLLGYRF, from the coding sequence ATGATTACCATCCTTTTGGTCATTCTGCTGATTATGGTGATCGGCTCGTTGCCGGTTTACCCCTACAGCCGCCAATGGGGTTACGCCCCCGGCGGGCTGGTCGGAACGATCCTGCTGGTATTGCTGATTTTCTATCTGTTGGGGTACCGATTCTGA
- a CDS encoding type II toxin-antitoxin system HicB family antitoxin, which translates to MKKYTVIYERGKRNWSAYLPDLPGCVATGKTRAIVEKRIKEAVALHIESMRFHGERVPAPTTEAGTLRLSA; encoded by the coding sequence ATGAAAAAATACACCGTCATCTATGAACGCGGAAAGCGTAACTGGTCGGCGTATCTCCCCGACCTTCCGGGCTGTGTCGCCACCGGCAAGACAAGGGCCATCGTTGAAAAACGAATCAAGGAGGCCGTGGCGTTACACATCGAGAGTATGCGGTTTCATGGAGAGCGTGTTCCCGCTCCCACGACCGAGGCCGGTACACTGCGACTGTCAGCATAG
- a CDS encoding nitrilase-related carbon-nitrogen hydrolase encodes MPRIVRGGLIQATLSEPGTAPIEKIKKSMVDKHVGLIEQAAKKGAQVVCLQELFYGPYFCCDQDTKWYSLVEKIPEGPTVKLMCDLARRLKIVLVVPMYEEDLPGVYYNSAAVIDADGKYLGKYRKMHIPHVAPGFWEKFFFRPGNLGYPVFDTAVGKVGVYICYDRHFPDGARCLGLNGAEIVFNPSATVAGLSEYLWKLEQPAHAVANQYYVGAINRPGVEEPWRIGEFYGQSYFCDPRGQIVAQGKRLEDDIVVADLNLDLIREVRNTWQFFRDRRPESYGEIVKL; translated from the coding sequence ATGCCACGCATTGTCCGAGGCGGTCTGATTCAGGCGACGTTGTCCGAGCCGGGTACGGCGCCGATTGAGAAGATCAAGAAGTCGATGGTCGATAAGCACGTCGGCCTGATCGAACAGGCGGCGAAGAAGGGGGCGCAGGTCGTCTGCCTCCAGGAACTGTTCTACGGCCCCTACTTCTGCTGCGACCAGGACACCAAGTGGTACAGCCTCGTCGAAAAGATCCCCGAGGGGCCGACGGTCAAGCTGATGTGCGATCTGGCCAGGCGGCTCAAGATCGTACTCGTCGTCCCCATGTACGAGGAGGACCTGCCGGGCGTCTATTACAACTCCGCTGCGGTCATTGACGCCGACGGCAAGTATCTCGGCAAGTATCGCAAGATGCACATCCCGCACGTCGCGCCGGGCTTCTGGGAGAAGTTTTTCTTCCGGCCGGGCAATCTCGGCTATCCCGTCTTCGACACGGCCGTCGGCAAGGTCGGCGTCTATATCTGTTATGACCGGCATTTTCCGGATGGGGCGCGGTGCCTGGGGCTGAACGGGGCGGAGATCGTCTTCAACCCGTCGGCGACGGTCGCGGGACTCTCCGAGTATCTGTGGAAGCTGGAACAGCCGGCGCACGCCGTGGCAAATCAGTATTACGTCGGTGCAATTAATCGCCCCGGCGTCGAGGAACCGTGGCGGATCGGGGAGTTCTACGGTCAGAGTTACTTCTGCGACCCGCGCGGCCAGATCGTCGCACAGGGCAAGCGGTTGGAGGATGACATCGTGGTGGCGGATTTGAATCTCGACCTGATCCGCGAGGTGCGGAATACGTGGCAGTTCTTCCGCGATCGCCGACCGGAGAGTTATGGGGAGATTGTGAAGCTGTAG